Genomic window (Deltaproteobacteria bacterium):
CACAGATATCCGCTTCTTTCCTCGCTTTCCGGAGAATGCCTTCCAGGGTGTGATTGAACAGAGTAACACCGGTGACGACCAGAACATCAGCACCACTTATGACCTCGTCGGCCTGTGAAGCCGGCACAAAATGGTCCATTTCCTCCTCGCGCAAGGTCCGGGGATCCTGCTCGACGACCCACCATGTTCCCCCCCGCCTTTTCAACTTCTGCATAACCGGCACCAAGGCGCCGATGACCGCCACCTTTTGATCCGGCTTCATCTCGATCAGATCCTGGGCATCCGTATTTCTTATTATTTCATAATCGTCCGGCACATTCCGGCTCCAGTACTCGGCCGACAGGGCATTCAGCGCCGCAATGCCCATCGCCCGACGCAGGGGCTCCCGGGAATCCAGGTCATCCAGAAGACTTAACACCCCGGTACCCTGGATTTTTCTGGGATCACGGATTCTGCCAGCGGAACTCGGACAACATACGGCCTCAGGCACCTCCTTCACCGGGGTGAAACAAAGCCCTCCTGCACCGGTCGAAAGTTTTATCCCCGTAAAGAAAACCCCAACTGCAACCCTCTCCACAATCGCCTCTTCCGCGATAAGGCCCAAACCCGCCAGGATCTCCTGCCTTGCTTCGAACAGAATACCCATAATCACGCCTCCTTTTGCGTTTTTTTGAATCATGACATGGTTCAGCATGCAAATGCATTGACTTAAGTCAAACGGCCCCACGTATCCAAAACAGACAGGGGAGACAGGACGGGGTGCATGCAAGGGAATGTAATGTTTCGACCGGGAAAAACCAATGGGTGGGGCTGACAGATCTGGCTATGTTTTTGTTTGAATCCCGCACGCCGAAGAGGGGCACTCCGAATGCCCGTCCCGAGGCTCCCTTTACTTAAATGCGGGGGTGACGATCTCCTGACCAATGTGTTCGGCATCGTTTGTGTTAAATTCCATGATGCGTTTGAGGTGAAAAAAGCTTTCCTCGTCCATGGAGGTAAAACTGATTGCCGTTTCTTCTTCACCTACCCTCAAGATCTTGCCGGCAAGGCTGATTTGGACGTCCTCGCTCAACTTGATATCGACCGTGCAGAAAGCGTTTTGTTGAAAAAAAGATGCGGTGACGCATAGAACGCCTGTTAGGCTGAGATTGATCATGTCCACCCGATGCTCCGCCTTATCGCATCGGACCCTCATTTCAAACTGGACCGGAACTCGGGTGCGTTTTCTTCTCTCGCTGCTCATGGTCCTTCCCCGGCATCATGGTTTTGTTCGGTAACTTTCGCATGGTTGACGGCACATTTTCAGGATACCCTGATCTCTCCGTCGGCAATTTTCTGTAGAGCGGATTTGTCCAGAATCCTGACACGGGATCCTTCACTTTTCAAAATCCCCAGACGGGTCATCCTCGTCAGGATTCTGGATAATGTTTCCGGTATCGTCCCCAGCAGGGCCGCCAATTGCCCTTTGCTGACCTCCAATACCAGCTCTTCCTGATCAGGAGACTTTTGACTATGCAAGAGCAGGTACGTCGATAGCCGTCCGGGAACTTCTTTCAGAGACAGGTCTTCGATCAAAAGGGTGAACCGCTTCAGGCGCAAGGACAACACGGCCAGCATATTCAGGGCAAGGGCGGGATCCTTCCTGATGATCCCTATGAAGGCGTCCCGGGGAATAAACAAACAAGTCGTGTCCATATTGGCCTTGGCATTTGCCGGGAAACCCTGTCCCGTAAAAACGGAGGCTTCGCCGAACACTTCGCCGGAACCAAACAAATGAAGAATCTGTTCTTTTCCTTCAGCGGAAACCTTATAGACCCTTACCTGACCCGCTTTAACGATATAAAAGCCGCGTCCCTCATCACCCTCCAGAAAAATGACCTCACCACGACGGTATAAGCGCTGTTGCACAATATTCGCGATGTTAAAAAGTTGACTGCGTTCCAGCCCCTCAAAAAGGGGGATCGTCTTGATGTCTCCCAAATCGTCCATGATTTTCAGAATAGGGGCTTTAACACCGTCT
Coding sequences:
- a CDS encoding DUF364 domain-containing protein translates to MGILFEARQEILAGLGLIAEEAIVERVAVGVFFTGIKLSTGAGGLCFTPVKEVPEAVCCPSSAGRIRDPRKIQGTGVLSLLDDLDSREPLRRAMGIAALNALSAEYWSRNVPDDYEIIRNTDAQDLIEMKPDQKVAVIGALVPVMQKLKRRGGTWWVVEQDPRTLREEEMDHFVPASQADEVISGADVLVVTGVTLFNHTLEGILRKARKEADICVMGPTAGMLPGPLFSRGVRVIGGIWVRRPDELLDVLAAGGSGYHIFDDLAERIVLVRK
- a CDS encoding PilZ domain-containing protein is translated as MSSERRKRTRVPVQFEMRVRCDKAEHRVDMINLSLTGVLCVTASFFQQNAFCTVDIKLSEDVQISLAGKILRVGEEETAISFTSMDEESFFHLKRIMEFNTNDAEHIGQEIVTPAFK
- a CDS encoding Crp/Fnr family transcriptional regulator, producing the protein MDDLGDIKTIPLFEGLERSQLFNIANIVQQRLYRRGEVIFLEGDEGRGFYIVKAGQVRVYKVSAEGKEQILHLFGSGEVFGEASVFTGQGFPANAKANMDTTCLFIPRDAFIGIIRKDPALALNMLAVLSLRLKRFTLLIEDLSLKEVPGRLSTYLLLHSQKSPDQEELVLEVSKGQLAALLGTIPETLSRILTRMTRLGILKSEGSRVRILDKSALQKIADGEIRVS